The following are encoded together in the Leuconostoc mesenteroides subsp. mesenteroides ATCC 8293 genome:
- a CDS encoding ABC transporter ATP-binding protein has product MSEKQVPIIAFNQVDLSFGDTHVLNNVDLEIEAGKFYTLLGPSGSGKSTILKLISGQLTADSGDISFEGQRVNDVPAEKRKVNTVFQNYALFPNMNVFDNVAFGPTLKGMNKTEIKNKVKEMLNLVKLSDFVDREIDELSGGQQQRVAIARALANDPEVLLLDEPLSALDYKLRKSMQYELREIQQRLGITFVFVTHDQEEALAMSDWIFVMNDGVIQQNGSPEDIYDEPINHFVADFIGESNIVDGIMKEDYVVHFVGKDFENVDAGMRPNERVEVVLRPEDLDLTSIENGKLVVTIEDQSFRGDYYEITARDDDGNEWQVQATNSAIIGARVGLTFDPEDIHIMRFNESEDDFDARLESYEDDDEI; this is encoded by the coding sequence GTGAGTGAGAAACAAGTACCAATTATTGCTTTTAATCAAGTAGATTTGTCTTTTGGAGATACACATGTTTTAAATAATGTTGATTTAGAAATAGAAGCTGGTAAATTTTATACTTTACTTGGACCATCTGGTTCAGGAAAATCAACTATCTTGAAACTGATTTCTGGACAGCTAACGGCTGACTCAGGAGATATATCTTTTGAAGGTCAACGTGTTAATGATGTACCTGCGGAAAAGAGAAAAGTGAATACCGTATTCCAAAACTATGCATTATTTCCAAATATGAATGTTTTTGATAACGTTGCTTTCGGTCCAACTTTAAAAGGAATGAATAAGACGGAAATTAAGAACAAAGTGAAAGAAATGCTTAATTTGGTCAAGTTAAGTGATTTTGTTGATCGCGAGATTGATGAGTTATCAGGAGGGCAACAGCAACGCGTTGCGATTGCGCGTGCTTTGGCTAATGACCCAGAGGTTTTATTACTTGATGAGCCTTTGTCAGCTTTAGACTACAAGCTACGTAAAAGTATGCAATATGAACTTCGAGAAATTCAACAGCGCTTAGGGATTACTTTTGTTTTCGTGACACATGACCAAGAAGAAGCATTGGCTATGTCTGATTGGATATTTGTTATGAATGATGGTGTAATTCAACAAAATGGTTCACCAGAAGATATTTATGATGAACCAATCAATCACTTTGTTGCTGATTTTATTGGTGAGAGCAATATTGTTGATGGCATCATGAAGGAAGATTATGTGGTCCATTTTGTGGGTAAAGATTTTGAAAATGTTGATGCAGGAATGCGCCCCAACGAGAGAGTTGAAGTAGTGTTACGACCTGAGGACTTAGATTTGACGTCCATTGAAAATGGTAAATTAGTCGTTACTATTGAAGACCAGTCATTTAGAGGAGACTACTATGAAATTACGGCTAGAGATGATGATGGCAATGAATGGCAAGTTCAGGCAACAAATTCGGCAATAATTGGTGCTAGAGTAGGTTTGACATTTGATCCTGAGGATATCCACATTATGCGATTTAATGAGTCTGAGGACGATTTTGATGCGCGTCTGGAAAGTTATGAGGACGATGATGAAATCTAA
- a CDS encoding ABC transporter permease, with product MMKSKQQRQIFYIVPYGIWLLLFVIAPLILMLFQSFTTASGHFTFSNYAAYFGSGTYLRMTFNSVWYAFLITVITLVISYPTAYLLNQLKQKQFWLLLVILPTWINLLLKTYAFIGLLSKTGTVNNFISLWGIAPQQLLFSDWSFLLVAAYIEIPFMILPIFNSLAEIDSRLSQASHDLGANKWQTLRYVIFPLSMPGVKAGIQAVFIPSLSLFMITRLIGGNRVITLGTAIEEHFLVTQNWQIGSTIGVVLIAAMIATMLLTRDRTRKNLRK from the coding sequence ATGATGAAATCTAAACAACAACGTCAAATATTTTATATTGTTCCTTATGGCATCTGGCTATTACTATTTGTGATTGCGCCATTGATACTAATGTTATTTCAGTCATTTACTACTGCTAGTGGACATTTCACATTTAGCAATTATGCGGCCTATTTTGGCAGTGGAACATATTTGCGAATGACTTTCAACTCAGTATGGTACGCATTTTTGATAACAGTGATTACTTTAGTGATTAGTTACCCAACTGCCTATTTATTGAATCAACTGAAACAAAAACAGTTCTGGCTATTGTTAGTCATATTGCCTACATGGATTAATTTACTGTTAAAAACGTATGCTTTTATTGGACTATTGTCCAAGACTGGGACTGTGAATAATTTCATTTCACTTTGGGGCATTGCGCCCCAACAGCTCTTATTTTCGGACTGGAGTTTTTTGCTGGTAGCGGCGTATATCGAAATTCCTTTTATGATTTTACCCATTTTTAATTCGTTAGCGGAGATTGATTCAAGACTTTCTCAGGCTAGCCACGATTTGGGTGCTAATAAGTGGCAGACACTCCGCTACGTTATCTTCCCATTGTCGATGCCAGGTGTTAAGGCCGGTATTCAGGCAGTGTTTATTCCTAGTTTGTCATTATTTATGATTACACGCTTGATTGGAGGTAATCGAGTGATTACCCTAGGAACCGCAATTGAAGAGCACTTTTTGGTCACACAAAATTGGCAAATTGGTTCAACGATTGGCGTAGTTTTGATTGCTGCAATGATTGCTACAATGCTGCTGACACGTGATCGTACACGTAAAAATCTAAGAAAGTGA
- a CDS encoding ABC transporter permease: MHKKFRWSNLYLVFVFVLLYLPIFFLIIYSFNAGDVMQGWDGFSLKHYTELFVDTRILEIVVNTFLVALLSSLLASIIGTAGALYIYNQRHQLAKNIFLSLNNILLVSPDVIIGASFLILFTVVGFTLGFTSVLLSHIAFSIPIVVLMVLPRLQEMNPYLVTAAKDLGANNLQMLSRVVLPVISPGILAGFFMAFTYSLDDFAVTFFVTGNGFSTLSVEIYSRARQGVSLEINALSAMMFLVSLLLVLIYYFISNRSSKGKKRGGTNLVMPATEGL; the protein is encoded by the coding sequence ATGCATAAAAAATTTAGATGGTCTAATTTGTATTTAGTGTTTGTATTTGTTTTGTTGTACTTACCTATTTTCTTTTTGATTATTTACTCCTTTAATGCAGGAGATGTTATGCAAGGATGGGATGGCTTTTCGTTGAAGCATTACACCGAGCTCTTTGTCGACACAAGAATTTTAGAGATTGTGGTTAACACATTTCTGGTTGCGTTATTATCTTCACTACTGGCTAGTATAATTGGCACAGCAGGGGCCCTATATATCTATAATCAACGTCATCAATTGGCGAAAAATATTTTCTTGTCACTTAATAATATTTTACTTGTTTCTCCGGATGTTATTATTGGCGCCTCATTTTTAATTCTATTTACCGTTGTTGGTTTTACACTCGGTTTTACTTCCGTTCTACTTTCGCATATTGCTTTTAGTATACCGATTGTTGTTTTGATGGTATTACCTCGTTTACAGGAGATGAATCCTTATTTAGTCACCGCAGCCAAGGATCTTGGTGCCAATAATTTACAGATGTTGTCTAGGGTAGTATTACCAGTTATATCACCGGGAATTTTAGCGGGATTTTTTATGGCGTTTACTTACTCACTGGACGACTTTGCAGTGACGTTCTTTGTAACAGGAAATGGTTTTTCAACTTTGTCAGTTGAAATATATTCCCGTGCGCGCCAAGGGGTTAGTTTAGAAATCAATGCGTTATCGGCCATGATGTTTTTGGTTTCACTACTATTAGTATTAATCTATTATTTTATTTCCAACAGATCTTCTAAAGGCAAAAAGCGCGGCGGAACAAACCTTGTAATGCCAGCTACGGAGGGACTGTAA
- a CDS encoding ABC transporter substrate-binding protein — protein MKKLLSSVVGILIVVALLISAQHYFSAQTGTGDKSGKVLNLYNWGDYIDPALLKKFTKETGYKVSYETFDSNEAMYMKVKQGSTSYDLAVPSEYMIEKMKADNLLLPLDHSKLTGLNNYDSRFLNQSFDKGNKYSVPYFWGTLGIIYNDKYVKAKDIQHWDDLWSSKFKNQIMLIDSARDVLGITLITQGKSVNNKSVADLAAAQGKLTTLMPNVKAIIADEIKMYMAQDEAAIAVTYSGEAAEAMDKNSHLHYVVPNEGSNLWFDNIVMPKNAKHKAAAYAFLNFMSEPKNAAQNAEYIGYATPNKKALSLLPKSIREDKQFYPDEKTVRNLQTYDDLGQKWTEKYNDAFLEFKMTQR, from the coding sequence ATGAAAAAATTATTATCCAGTGTAGTGGGGATATTAATTGTTGTTGCTTTACTCATTAGTGCGCAGCATTATTTTTCGGCACAGACAGGCACGGGGGACAAGAGCGGCAAAGTTTTGAATTTATATAACTGGGGAGATTATATTGATCCTGCCTTATTAAAAAAATTTACCAAAGAAACTGGCTATAAAGTTAGTTATGAAACTTTTGATTCAAACGAAGCGATGTATATGAAAGTTAAGCAAGGCAGTACATCGTACGACTTAGCAGTGCCTTCAGAATATATGATTGAAAAAATGAAAGCAGATAATTTACTATTACCACTTGACCATAGTAAATTAACTGGTTTGAATAATTACGATAGTCGTTTTCTAAATCAATCTTTTGATAAAGGCAATAAATATTCGGTTCCCTACTTTTGGGGTACACTTGGCATTATTTACAATGATAAATATGTCAAAGCCAAAGACATTCAACATTGGGATGATCTTTGGTCATCAAAGTTTAAAAATCAAATCATGTTAATTGATTCAGCAAGAGATGTTTTGGGTATCACTTTAATTACACAAGGGAAGTCCGTGAATAATAAATCGGTAGCTGATTTAGCTGCAGCACAAGGAAAACTAACAACCTTGATGCCGAATGTCAAAGCGATTATTGCTGACGAGATTAAAATGTATATGGCTCAGGATGAAGCTGCAATAGCCGTCACCTATTCTGGTGAAGCTGCAGAAGCAATGGACAAAAATTCTCATTTGCATTATGTTGTACCTAATGAGGGATCGAATTTGTGGTTTGACAACATTGTGATGCCAAAAAATGCTAAACATAAAGCAGCAGCATATGCATTTTTGAATTTCATGAGTGAACCGAAAAACGCTGCTCAAAATGCAGAGTATATTGGTTATGCTACACCAAATAAGAAGGCGTTGTCGTTATTACCAAAATCAATTCGGGAAGATAAACAGTTTTATCCAGATGAAAAAACAGTCCGAAATTTACAAACATATGATGATTTAGGACAAAAATGGACAGAGAAGTATAATGATGCATTCTTAGAGTTTAAGATGACGCAGCGATGA